A DNA window from Macaca fascicularis isolate 582-1 chromosome 18, T2T-MFA8v1.1 contains the following coding sequences:
- the LOC102126216 gene encoding uncharacterized protein, translating to MSCKKRALPCASSSNFVYSKQPGQARTARFRCRGASRGGGGLFLRGQADRAGETEATLDPQPRGVHESSARARARREAARGTGLRCERVRGQGGGGGRGEEGGEAACASKTSGDIQGDSVVDAAPDATAEKQNLGTGLVRSRKSHPSLRQGKRRAEGVNLNTLSASGSKAGDVDPGGASGISRGSQNGFFPGRSRLLPALSLHPALALNKGPRGRRRKHGEGPERRGTREAYAVKRSPLRVCRLPRDLEWLLSLLALQFREMTFSCARRECYFKRLEKSLEWLPKIRSLFQRPQEATSRTLIPKRRPRSGMWLGDQFGIAKLSAFIKAETPWLFKTFDKDFL from the exons ATGTCGTGCAAGAAAAGAGCTTTACCTTGTGCCAGTAGCAGTAATTTTGTATACAGCAAA caacctgggcaaGCGAGAACGGCCCGATTTCGGTGCAGGGGTGCATCCCGAGGGGGCGGGGGGCTGTTTCTGCGCGGACAGGCGGACCGAGCAGGGGAAACCGAGGCCACGCTGGATCCGCAGCCCCGAGGTGTCCACGAGAGCTCCGCTCGCGCGAGGGCGCGACGCGAGGCTGCCCGCGGGACCGGCCTGCGGTGCGAGCGGGTGAGAGGGCAGGGCGGCGGCGGGGGCCGGGGGGAGGAGGGCGGCGAGGCAGCGTGTGCGAGCAA GACTTCCGGTGACATCCAGGGCGACTCCGTCGTGGATGCAGCGCCGGATGCCACAGCCGAAAAACAGAATCTTGGAACTGGTTTAGTAAGATCCAG GAAGTCCCACCCCTCCCTTAGACAAGGCAAACGGAGAGCCGAAGGAGTCAATCTAAATACGTTGAGCGCGTCGGGCTCGAAGGCCGGCGATGTCGACCCGGGAGGAGCGTCTGGGATTTCTAGAGGGTCCCAGAACGGGTTCTTCCCAGGCCGATCCCGCCTGCTTCCTGCCCTGTCCCTCCACCCGGCTCTCGCCCTCAATAAGGGACCCCGAGGGCGGCGCCGGAAACACGGAGAAGGCCCAGAACGGCGCGGGACCCGAGAGGCCTACGCTGTCAAACGCAGCCCGCTGCGTGTCTGCCGGCTTCCCCGGGACCTGGAGTGGCTCCTGTCGCTTCTGGCGCTCCAATTTCGAGAAATGACTTTCAGCTGTGCAAGGCGAGAATGCTACTTTAAACGATTAGAAAAATCTCTCGAATGGCTCCCCAAAATAAGGTCCTTGTTTCAGAGGCCACAGGAAGCCACCAGCCGAACTCTGATACCAAAAAGGAGACCAAGAAGCGGAATGTGGCTTGGTGACCAGTTTGGTATTGCCAAACTTTCAGCTTTTATTAAAGCTGAAACACCTTGGCTGTTTAAAACGTTCGACAAGGACTTTTTATGA